From a single Gimesia fumaroli genomic region:
- a CDS encoding IS110 family RNA-guided transposase, translated as MHQLNTEDVGIDISKAKFDVSFPDRSKSVVYKNTPAGRKKLIATLMKLQPIRVCLEATGGWENRLVACLHQHKFPVSVVNPRLIRDFARAKNQLAKTDEIDARIIREYAEVMDPRLTPPLTEAQQKMREFTSRREQTSKMIIQEKNRLETIVDQDVIKMIEQSIAFHKEQLRLIEKELKALIDADEESRKRSKILQSVPGIASITATLLISDLPELGSLNRKQISRLVGVAPTNRDSGTMRGRRTIGGGRVRIRNGLYMPTVVALRHNPIISAFYKRLVKNGKPKMVALVAAMRKLLIILNTMVKEGKQWEANVRNS; from the coding sequence ATGCATCAGCTTAACACAGAAGACGTTGGGATTGATATTTCAAAAGCCAAGTTTGATGTCAGTTTCCCAGATCGTTCCAAGTCCGTTGTTTACAAGAACACACCAGCCGGGAGAAAAAAGTTAATCGCCACACTCATGAAGCTTCAGCCAATTCGAGTTTGTCTGGAAGCAACCGGCGGCTGGGAAAACAGGCTGGTTGCCTGTCTGCACCAGCACAAGTTTCCGGTTTCTGTCGTCAATCCCCGACTGATCCGGGACTTTGCCCGAGCGAAGAATCAACTGGCCAAAACCGATGAGATTGACGCGCGCATCATCAGGGAATATGCCGAGGTGATGGACCCACGGCTCACTCCACCTTTAACAGAGGCCCAGCAGAAAATGCGTGAATTTACTTCTCGCCGGGAACAGACCAGCAAGATGATCATCCAGGAAAAGAACCGTCTGGAGACCATTGTGGACCAGGACGTCATCAAGATGATTGAACAATCCATTGCTTTCCACAAAGAACAGCTCAGGCTGATCGAGAAGGAACTGAAGGCACTGATTGACGCCGACGAGGAGTCCCGTAAACGTTCGAAAATCCTGCAATCGGTACCAGGCATCGCCAGTATCACGGCAACTCTGCTCATCTCAGATCTGCCGGAACTGGGGAGCCTGAATCGAAAGCAGATCTCACGGTTAGTCGGTGTCGCACCCACGAACCGCGACAGCGGAACCATGAGGGGAAGACGGACGATTGGCGGCGGACGAGTCCGGATCCGGAACGGATTATACATGCCCACCGTAGTGGCCTTGAGGCACAACCCGATCATCAGTGCGTTCTATAAACGGCTCGTCAAAAACGGAAAACCGAAAATGGTCGCACTCGTGGCTGCCATGCGCAAACTGCTCATCATTCTCAACACCATGGTCAAAGAAGGAAAACAATGGGAGGCAAACGTGAGAAATTCCTGA
- a CDS encoding Gfo/Idh/MocA family protein gives MSSEKKAASSEVTRRSFLQTGSTVAAGLAWTAQSYGSILGANDRIRVGFIGAGGMANAHMNTYNAIKEKNNVEAIAVADCWKTRAEEGKTKTGAQHAFDDYRKVLEIKDIDYVTIATPEHWHAQMTIDALDAGKAVYCEKPMTHSIPEAQAVIKKQKETKLPIQVGVQGMSDDSYSSAAKAIEEGVLGQVVQAQIEYVRRYGSQGPWRRPGLKDDEAKPADLNWDAWLGHAPKIDWNPHHYFEWRNYSQYSGGICTDLFIHRITRIMKACNLLYPRRVVGMGGIWQWNDGRNLPDNFEMICEYPRGMTVYVLGTMSNRVGIDHLIRGYRGTLYFTREGWVAKDKDGKVLAEHKKSGAEDTKLHHTNLQNHLRNGEALNCPSELGLAGVVAVNMANESWRSGQMMGWDTKNEKMAPANTLELSHFPETSS, from the coding sequence ATGAGTTCTGAAAAGAAAGCGGCTTCCTCTGAAGTCACGCGCAGAAGTTTCCTCCAGACCGGCAGCACCGTCGCAGCCGGCCTGGCCTGGACCGCACAAAGCTACGGCAGCATTCTTGGTGCCAATGACCGGATTCGCGTCGGCTTCATCGGCGCGGGCGGCATGGCCAACGCCCACATGAATACATACAACGCCATCAAGGAAAAAAATAACGTCGAAGCCATCGCCGTTGCCGACTGCTGGAAAACCCGGGCTGAAGAAGGCAAAACCAAAACCGGCGCCCAGCATGCTTTTGACGACTATCGCAAGGTTCTGGAAATTAAGGACATCGACTACGTCACCATCGCCACGCCGGAACACTGGCACGCACAAATGACGATCGACGCGTTGGATGCCGGCAAAGCCGTCTATTGTGAAAAACCAATGACGCACAGCATCCCCGAGGCTCAAGCCGTCATCAAAAAACAGAAAGAGACCAAGCTGCCGATCCAGGTCGGCGTGCAAGGCATGTCCGATGATTCCTACTCCTCTGCCGCCAAAGCGATTGAAGAAGGCGTGCTCGGTCAGGTCGTACAGGCCCAGATCGAATACGTCCGCCGCTACGGTTCGCAAGGTCCCTGGCGTCGCCCCGGTCTCAAAGACGATGAAGCCAAACCGGCCGATCTCAACTGGGACGCCTGGCTCGGACACGCACCAAAGATTGACTGGAACCCGCACCACTACTTCGAATGGCGCAACTATTCCCAATACTCGGGTGGCATCTGCACCGACCTGTTCATTCACCGCATCACGCGAATTATGAAAGCCTGTAACCTGCTTTACCCCCGTCGCGTTGTCGGCATGGGTGGTATCTGGCAGTGGAATGACGGACGCAACCTGCCCGATAACTTCGAAATGATCTGCGAATACCCGCGCGGCATGACAGTCTACGTTCTCGGCACGATGAGCAATCGCGTCGGCATCGATCACTTGATTCGCGGCTATCGCGGCACCCTCTACTTCACCCGTGAAGGCTGGGTTGCGAAAGACAAAGATGGCAAGGTACTCGCGGAACATAAAAAGTCGGGTGCAGAAGATACCAAGCTGCATCACACGAATCTGCAGAATCATCTGCGCAACGGCGAAGCACTTAACTGCCCGAGTGAACTCGGCCTGGCAGGAGTCGTCGCGGTCAACATGGCGAATGAATCCTGGCGTTCCGGTCAGATGATGGGCTGGGATACCAAAAACGAAAAGATGGCTCCCGCCAATACCCTGGAACTCAGCCATTTCCCCGAAACCAGTTCCTGA
- a CDS encoding 3-keto-disaccharide hydrolase, which produces MLQFTTRKFTALCLLAFASLAVTPLIAEEHCDSDFVSIFNGKNLDGWEGATDGYFAKDGMLISKKDSGGNLFTDKEYKNFVLRFDFKLEPGANNGIGFHVPRHPKTSPAYAGKEIQILDDTAKKYAKLQKYQYHGSLYGTAPAKRGHLKPVGEWNTQELLVDGNKVKVTLNGTVIVDFDMTDAKKNGTIDHKDHPGLKRDKGHICLCGHGAKIEFKNLRIKELK; this is translated from the coding sequence ATGCTTCAATTCACGACCCGAAAATTCACTGCCCTTTGCCTGTTGGCTTTCGCCAGTCTCGCTGTCACACCTCTGATCGCAGAAGAACATTGCGACAGCGATTTTGTCAGCATCTTCAATGGTAAAAACCTCGATGGCTGGGAAGGTGCCACCGACGGATATTTCGCCAAAGACGGCATGCTCATCAGCAAAAAAGACAGCGGCGGAAATCTCTTCACCGACAAAGAATACAAAAATTTTGTGCTCCGGTTTGATTTCAAACTCGAACCCGGCGCGAATAACGGCATCGGCTTCCACGTGCCACGTCATCCCAAAACCAGCCCCGCTTATGCTGGAAAAGAAATCCAAATCCTTGATGACACGGCTAAAAAATACGCCAAGCTTCAGAAATACCAGTACCACGGTTCTCTTTACGGTACCGCTCCCGCCAAACGCGGTCACCTCAAACCGGTTGGAGAATGGAACACACAGGAACTTCTCGTCGATGGCAACAAAGTCAAAGTCACATTGAACGGCACCGTCATTGTCGACTTTGATATGACCGACGCCAAGAAAAACGGCACCATCGATCACAAAGATCACCCCGGCCTGAAACGGGACAAGGGACATATCTGCCTGTGTGGTCATGGCGCGAAAATTGAGTTCAAAAATCTGCGGATCAAAGAACTCAAGTAA
- the mtnA gene encoding S-methyl-5-thioribose-1-phosphate isomerase, whose protein sequence is MNLENQAGADVATMRWVGGTDGYLKMIDQTLLPTEFREIECRDVETVWEAIKKLRVRGAPAIGIAAAYGVVLALQTGAGTERPDFDQRLIEAATYLSESRPTAVNLFWALERMQKLAESSPDLSNPEMHKLLLEEAQLIEVEDLKMCHQIGEVGAELLSKGDGVLTHCNAGGLATSGGGTALAVFFEAARQGKQIHVYADETRPLLQGARLTTWELMQRGIPVTLISDSMAGWVMKEQKIQAVVTGADRIAANGDAANKIGTYSVALLASLHDIPFYIAAPSSTFDLSLESGEEIPIEERLPEEITNGFGKQTAPDGVDVYNPAFDVTPAKYIQGIITERGLIEPVTKEEVLRVLGSDPA, encoded by the coding sequence ATGAATTTAGAGAATCAAGCAGGGGCTGATGTTGCGACGATGCGCTGGGTTGGCGGAACAGATGGATATCTGAAGATGATCGATCAGACATTGCTGCCAACGGAGTTTCGAGAGATCGAATGTCGTGATGTCGAGACGGTCTGGGAAGCAATTAAGAAGTTGCGCGTTCGCGGTGCGCCGGCGATTGGGATAGCCGCCGCTTATGGGGTTGTGCTGGCGTTACAAACCGGCGCGGGAACGGAGCGGCCTGACTTCGATCAGCGATTAATTGAAGCTGCGACGTATTTATCAGAAAGCAGGCCGACCGCCGTCAATCTGTTCTGGGCATTAGAGCGGATGCAAAAGCTGGCAGAGAGTTCCCCGGATCTTTCCAATCCTGAGATGCACAAACTGCTGCTGGAAGAAGCGCAGTTGATTGAGGTCGAAGATTTGAAGATGTGTCATCAGATTGGTGAGGTAGGAGCGGAACTGCTTTCCAAGGGGGATGGCGTTCTCACACACTGCAACGCCGGAGGTCTGGCAACATCAGGTGGAGGAACGGCGCTGGCGGTATTCTTTGAAGCGGCCCGACAGGGAAAGCAGATTCACGTTTATGCAGATGAGACAAGACCATTACTGCAAGGCGCGCGATTGACCACGTGGGAATTGATGCAGCGTGGAATTCCCGTGACGTTGATCAGCGATTCGATGGCGGGTTGGGTGATGAAGGAACAGAAAATTCAGGCCGTGGTGACCGGTGCGGATCGGATTGCCGCGAATGGCGATGCGGCGAATAAGATCGGTACGTATTCGGTGGCACTGCTTGCCAGTTTACACGATATTCCGTTTTATATCGCGGCCCCCTCCAGTACCTTTGATTTGAGTCTGGAGAGCGGCGAGGAAATTCCGATTGAAGAACGATTGCCTGAAGAGATTACCAACGGCTTCGGTAAGCAGACCGCGCCTGACGGAGTCGATGTTTATAACCCGGCATTTGATGTAACGCCCGCGAAATACATTCAAGGGATTATCACCGAGCGCGGTCTGATTGAACCGGTCACGAAAGAAGAAGTCTTGCGTGTGCTTGGTTCCGACCCTGCATAA
- a CDS encoding type II and III secretion system protein family protein, with protein sequence MMQLPVPPVQRDAQQYAPAPIQVSPGDARQYQQAQQYQQPQQVPQGMIPIQNVQHQTRGPRVQMVQDTGRITRKPLPSQIRSTPGIFDEMEIIIRRSQLIITNSRIRRYAIADPSIIEFVTYSPTEISIVGLQLGTTTLTLWFEGDDTPITYLVHTIQDPSLEGQRRIDYGKLERKIAVLFPNSKVYLIPLSRKIIVKGEASDATEAANILSVIRGEVINYDGNLGGPQPYATGVGYGGAGVDSTYAGVNFDYASSLIVNMLEIPGEFQVMIHVTIAQMNRTMMRQLGVDLAVLFDNGRQFIGSTMGGVPSTLTGIFEAGEVNVLINALAQNGTTKIMARPTLTVLSGHSASFLAGGEFAVPTIVGVGGAQGTSTTFRGFGTSIVVTPIVIDKDLIRMRIVPEYSQINDSNSVQGIPGLNSRRAQTTVELREGQTIVLAGLFGSDSSVGVTRIPWLGEIPLVGSYLFSSKQSSRGESELLITVTPQLVRPMEEDEVPPYPGHEVTIPGDKELYKYAMTEGAPDKEVYQLQPYGREAGQGVPVGYRMFNPAPASPYYPPMNTGTYQQGATPQPIPQRGNSIPAQPRPVRPPGPIRSNQHQPLPPPPAPGVSGPQAQSAGAYQDSISQQQNQRGFTQMIKERFQNRTNDNNTWVQPAGYVDPRMRRESAEPQKSRSKFPWSRSK encoded by the coding sequence ATGATGCAGTTGCCCGTTCCTCCTGTACAAAGAGATGCCCAGCAGTACGCCCCCGCACCGATTCAAGTTTCTCCAGGCGATGCCAGACAGTATCAACAGGCACAACAGTATCAACAACCACAACAGGTTCCTCAGGGAATGATTCCCATTCAGAACGTGCAACACCAGACTCGTGGTCCACGGGTTCAGATGGTGCAGGATACGGGACGAATTACGCGAAAACCTTTGCCATCACAGATCCGATCCACGCCGGGTATTTTTGATGAAATGGAAATCATCATTCGGCGGAGTCAGTTGATCATCACGAATTCACGAATCAGGCGGTATGCGATTGCCGATCCTTCAATTATCGAATTTGTTACTTACTCGCCGACAGAAATTTCCATTGTTGGTTTGCAGTTGGGAACGACGACTCTAACACTCTGGTTTGAAGGGGACGATACCCCGATTACTTACCTGGTTCATACTATTCAAGATCCGAGTCTGGAAGGCCAGCGTCGGATTGATTACGGCAAACTGGAACGCAAAATTGCAGTTCTGTTTCCGAACAGCAAAGTTTACCTGATTCCTCTGTCACGAAAAATCATCGTTAAAGGGGAAGCTTCCGATGCAACCGAAGCGGCGAATATCCTGTCTGTGATCCGTGGTGAAGTGATCAACTATGACGGGAATCTGGGAGGTCCTCAGCCTTATGCTACAGGGGTTGGTTATGGAGGGGCCGGGGTTGATTCGACGTATGCAGGAGTCAATTTCGATTACGCCTCTTCACTCATTGTCAATATGTTGGAGATTCCCGGCGAATTTCAGGTGATGATTCATGTAACGATTGCTCAGATGAACCGTACGATGATGCGGCAGCTGGGTGTTGATTTAGCGGTTCTGTTTGATAACGGTCGTCAATTTATCGGCTCAACGATGGGGGGAGTTCCTTCCACGCTGACGGGTATTTTTGAAGCCGGTGAAGTGAATGTATTGATCAATGCGTTGGCACAGAACGGTACAACGAAAATTATGGCGCGGCCGACGTTAACGGTGTTAAGTGGCCACTCGGCGAGTTTTCTTGCCGGTGGTGAATTTGCCGTGCCGACGATTGTTGGAGTTGGTGGTGCTCAGGGAACATCCACGACATTCCGTGGTTTTGGTACCTCGATTGTCGTGACGCCGATCGTGATTGACAAAGATTTGATTCGAATGCGAATTGTGCCGGAATACAGTCAGATCAATGATTCCAACTCGGTTCAGGGGATTCCCGGTTTGAATTCCCGAAGAGCCCAGACGACAGTGGAACTCCGCGAAGGACAAACGATTGTTCTGGCTGGTTTGTTTGGCAGTGATTCTTCTGTCGGAGTCACACGAATTCCCTGGCTGGGAGAAATTCCCCTTGTCGGCAGCTATCTTTTCAGTTCAAAACAGTCGAGCCGGGGTGAATCAGAACTGTTGATTACAGTGACGCCTCAGTTGGTTCGTCCAATGGAAGAAGACGAAGTACCACCTTATCCCGGACATGAAGTGACCATCCCCGGAGATAAGGAACTGTATAAATATGCGATGACAGAAGGGGCTCCTGACAAAGAGGTTTATCAGTTACAGCCTTACGGTCGTGAGGCAGGGCAAGGGGTGCCAGTGGGATATCGAATGTTTAATCCTGCACCAGCTTCGCCGTATTATCCGCCGATGAACACGGGGACGTATCAACAAGGGGCAACACCACAGCCGATTCCTCAAAGAGGGAACAGCATCCCGGCTCAGCCACGACCGGTTCGACCACCGGGGCCGATTCGTTCGAACCAGCATCAGCCGCTACCTCCGCCACCAGCGCCAGGGGTCAGTGGTCCACAGGCTCAGTCAGCGGGAGCATATCAGGACAGTATCTCGCAACAGCAGAATCAGCGTGGGTTCACTCAAATGATCAAAGAGCGATTCCAGAACAGAACCAATGATAATAATACCTGGGTACAACCGGCAGGTTATGTCGATCCCCGGATGAGACGGGAATCTGCCGAGCCTCAGAAAAGCCGGTCAAAATTTCCCTGGAGCAGGTCAAAGTAG
- a CDS encoding tetratricopeptide repeat protein, which produces MKTRMFQHTIFLTFCCITLCGCQSAPFSRRFQKNESLSQKSTESEEESAIQKNLREAMAAERAKGRLERQQRNGPSEYPESLAGVSNQDEMLRRLAAKVESQALPLNSTQNPIQQPQVAADESKVLRELNLAYDADRAGNFEKAQGYYQRVLSMDPDNFEALHRLAIIEDKKQNFPAAEAYYLGALKLDPSNSDLLSDIGYSYMLQGRDDYGERYLQEALKYQPGHVRSLDHLGWFYGRTGQYDQALALFRMTGNEAEAQLKFAQLFPGVDPNQRSAQASMTPSQIQHQSQKQNPIQQNPVQMGAPDHSVPRIQPVGQVQSDYQQPVQYAAAGNPQAPTAPVMSQAGNNPTLQIAEMMKREREKAIQARSATAAPQLPAINPNQAMVQQYTGSQMPVDNQQNAQPYQSAPAEPNPTAAFPATTAPAAASTQIQAWPPVGDPGIAQAAQASNYWALKEQQLQNQYQQQQQQIQNQNPRQLRQAPQRQLQNQSYQNPIAQGLQRQQPGQNQNLPRGGQQMKVQQVPQQRMPANVPRAGQPLYGNQYHVPGQFPGYQINATQSPAQQKQPASGTIQQQSDQELIREAVRTGMNLGPGQMFPVAEGSPHTPNGSPSLSAQMNAGTIIPASAQVPAQNVFRPGGQNIQQAQVGQPIYQQQSSGGIRQAGYEYSNQANPQGAVKNASLQYQSMQQAPATLPPSVMYSSNPAVAPANVRTMNTDQDQGLQQNNYGTGMNPSQNQRQALINQRANPQSSSPFQWGADPSDSQQPATQYRFPTQQGQY; this is translated from the coding sequence ATGAAAACTCGCATGTTTCAACATACCATTTTTTTGACATTCTGTTGCATTACATTGTGTGGATGTCAGTCTGCTCCCTTTTCTCGCCGCTTTCAGAAAAATGAGTCGCTTTCTCAAAAGTCAACTGAATCGGAAGAGGAATCAGCGATTCAGAAAAATCTGAGAGAAGCGATGGCTGCCGAGCGTGCAAAAGGACGTTTGGAAAGACAGCAAAGAAATGGGCCATCAGAATATCCAGAGAGTCTGGCCGGGGTTTCAAATCAAGATGAGATGCTGAGACGTCTGGCTGCGAAGGTGGAATCTCAAGCTTTACCTTTAAATTCGACACAAAATCCGATTCAACAGCCCCAGGTCGCGGCAGATGAGTCGAAGGTGCTTCGCGAACTGAATCTGGCATATGACGCCGACCGGGCAGGAAATTTTGAGAAAGCACAGGGATATTATCAACGGGTCCTTTCGATGGATCCGGATAATTTTGAAGCCTTGCATCGTCTGGCGATTATTGAAGATAAAAAACAGAATTTTCCGGCAGCAGAAGCCTACTATCTGGGGGCACTTAAATTAGATCCATCGAACTCAGATCTCCTCAGTGATATCGGATATTCCTATATGCTACAAGGGCGTGATGATTACGGCGAACGGTATTTACAGGAAGCACTGAAATATCAGCCCGGTCATGTTCGCTCACTCGATCATCTTGGGTGGTTCTACGGGCGTACAGGGCAGTACGACCAGGCACTGGCTCTGTTCCGGATGACAGGCAACGAAGCAGAGGCACAATTGAAATTTGCACAATTGTTTCCAGGGGTCGATCCGAATCAGCGATCTGCTCAGGCAAGTATGACTCCTTCGCAGATTCAGCACCAGTCACAGAAACAGAATCCAATACAACAGAATCCGGTACAGATGGGAGCTCCCGATCACTCAGTCCCCCGGATTCAACCGGTGGGACAGGTTCAGTCAGACTATCAACAGCCGGTACAGTACGCTGCTGCCGGGAACCCTCAGGCACCAACTGCGCCTGTGATGTCTCAAGCCGGAAATAATCCGACGTTACAGATTGCTGAAATGATGAAACGCGAACGGGAGAAAGCAATCCAGGCGCGGAGTGCCACTGCAGCACCACAGTTGCCGGCGATCAATCCAAATCAGGCGATGGTACAGCAGTATACTGGTTCTCAGATGCCGGTTGACAATCAGCAAAATGCTCAGCCATACCAGTCTGCTCCTGCGGAGCCGAATCCTACAGCCGCTTTTCCTGCAACAACCGCTCCTGCTGCCGCATCAACTCAGATTCAGGCCTGGCCTCCTGTGGGAGATCCGGGAATCGCACAGGCTGCACAAGCGTCAAACTATTGGGCATTGAAAGAACAACAACTACAGAATCAATACCAACAACAACAGCAACAAATTCAGAACCAGAACCCCCGACAACTAAGACAAGCTCCTCAAAGGCAGCTTCAAAATCAGTCTTATCAAAATCCGATTGCACAGGGGTTACAGCGACAGCAGCCAGGCCAGAATCAGAATCTGCCACGCGGGGGGCAGCAAATGAAAGTGCAACAAGTTCCCCAACAACGCATGCCAGCGAATGTTCCCCGGGCTGGACAGCCTTTATATGGAAACCAGTATCATGTGCCCGGTCAGTTTCCCGGTTACCAGATCAATGCGACACAGTCTCCCGCTCAGCAGAAGCAACCTGCTTCAGGAACGATTCAGCAACAAAGTGATCAGGAGTTGATTCGTGAAGCGGTGCGGACCGGAATGAATCTGGGCCCCGGTCAGATGTTTCCTGTTGCCGAAGGAAGCCCGCACACTCCCAATGGTTCTCCATCATTGAGTGCTCAGATGAATGCCGGAACGATTATACCAGCGTCTGCCCAGGTCCCAGCCCAGAATGTGTTTCGACCAGGAGGCCAAAATATTCAGCAGGCACAAGTGGGGCAGCCGATCTATCAGCAGCAGTCCTCAGGTGGAATTCGTCAGGCTGGGTATGAATATTCCAATCAGGCCAATCCTCAAGGGGCTGTGAAAAATGCGTCGCTGCAGTACCAGAGTATGCAACAGGCTCCCGCAACACTGCCTCCATCAGTCATGTATTCCAGTAACCCGGCAGTCGCACCTGCTAATGTGCGGACGATGAATACGGATCAGGATCAGGGGCTTCAGCAAAATAATTATGGAACTGGGATGAATCCAAGCCAGAATCAGAGACAGGCATTGATTAACCAGAGAGCTAACCCACAGTCCTCGTCTCCCTTTCAGTGGGGAGCAGATCCGTCTGATTCACAGCAGCCTGCGACACAGTATCGCTTTCCCACTCAGCAGGGGCAGTATTGA
- the dnaA gene encoding chromosomal replication initiator protein DnaA — protein MQPTSLAVEGTLCASSTKRPTEAKLGPATTESDAQSIYQLLAQQVGERSFQNWFAGKVSLKLDGNFLVVGVASPFLLTWMQKKFSSPIYATAVACIGPSAEYRFEVNPELTGQENSKSTKNQSADVDADPSADSSATTSEPKPDRERLDQNQACKQAPYKGRRFSDLSSFVTGKSNQLAFMAAQQASDEPGALYNPLFIHGGVGVGKTHLLEGFYRKVRQQYPSLQVVFLTAEAFGNYFSKALQERSLPGFRQRFRNVDVLIIDDIDFFESKRMFQEELLHTIKHLESHGRQLVFSSDRHPRLLTKMSEELTTRFLSGLVCRMESPETELRLEIARQRALKLKTPITEGALDYVARRFTNNVRELEGAINCLQTYHVMTSQKITTTMARQILADLERDCIRIIKLDDIKQIVCNTFGVSEADLKSSRRARNISQPRMLAMFLARKLTQAAYSEIGDFFGGRNHSTVMFAEKQVRKWLENHSSIQVALQEWPTEEIIESLEQQLLAS, from the coding sequence ATGCAACCCACGTCTTTGGCAGTGGAGGGTACGCTTTGTGCTTCGTCAACAAAGCGACCAACGGAAGCCAAGCTGGGGCCTGCGACAACTGAATCCGATGCGCAATCGATCTACCAATTACTTGCGCAACAGGTCGGCGAACGTAGCTTCCAGAACTGGTTTGCAGGAAAGGTCAGTCTTAAACTGGATGGAAACTTCCTTGTTGTAGGAGTCGCCAGCCCGTTTTTACTGACTTGGATGCAGAAAAAGTTTTCCTCACCTATTTACGCGACCGCTGTTGCCTGCATTGGCCCATCGGCTGAATACCGCTTTGAAGTCAATCCTGAGCTAACCGGTCAGGAAAACAGCAAATCAACAAAAAACCAGTCCGCCGATGTCGACGCAGATCCTTCGGCGGACTCATCCGCGACCACTTCGGAACCGAAACCAGATCGTGAACGGCTTGACCAGAATCAAGCGTGCAAGCAGGCTCCCTATAAAGGCAGACGATTTTCCGATCTCAGCTCATTTGTCACCGGAAAGTCCAATCAACTCGCGTTCATGGCAGCTCAGCAAGCCAGTGATGAGCCTGGGGCACTTTATAATCCGTTATTTATTCACGGCGGAGTCGGCGTTGGCAAGACCCACCTGCTGGAAGGGTTCTACCGTAAAGTCCGACAGCAGTACCCGTCTCTACAGGTTGTATTCCTTACCGCAGAGGCATTCGGAAACTATTTCTCTAAAGCACTGCAGGAACGGTCGCTGCCCGGCTTTCGTCAGCGATTCCGTAATGTCGATGTCCTGATCATCGATGACATCGATTTCTTTGAATCCAAGCGAATGTTTCAGGAAGAACTGCTGCACACAATCAAACATCTGGAAAGCCATGGTCGCCAACTGGTTTTCTCGTCTGACAGACATCCCCGTCTGCTGACCAAAATGAGTGAGGAATTAACGACGCGATTTCTTTCTGGTTTAGTCTGCCGAATGGAATCGCCCGAAACCGAGTTACGACTTGAGATTGCCCGCCAGCGTGCCTTGAAATTAAAAACCCCCATCACCGAAGGCGCTCTGGATTATGTCGCCCGACGTTTTACTAATAATGTGCGGGAACTGGAAGGGGCCATCAACTGTCTTCAGACCTACCATGTCATGACCAGTCAGAAAATCACCACCACGATGGCCCGACAGATTCTGGCGGACTTGGAACGGGACTGCATACGAATTATCAAACTGGATGACATCAAGCAAATCGTCTGCAATACATTTGGAGTTTCTGAGGCCGACTTGAAATCGTCACGCCGCGCCAGAAATATCAGCCAGCCTCGAATGCTGGCCATGTTTCTCGCCCGAAAGTTGACCCAGGCTGCGTACAGTGAAATCGGCGACTTTTTTGGCGGTCGTAATCACAGCACTGTCATGTTCGCAGAAAAACAGGTCCGAAAATGGCTCGAAAATCACTCGTCCATCCAGGTCGCACTTCAGGAATGGCCGACAGAAGAAATTATTGAATCACTGGAACAACAGCTCCTGGCCAGCTAA
- a CDS encoding GNAT family N-acetyltransferase — translation MSITVSLATTEEQSEASAFIFADSSEAEREIQIQEFLESINGSNSDQHQILIARESGTLVGAGVLVFTDTATAFFWPPFSQSNDCADAILQEMVRRIDRSGVSIGQSLLSPRQLQQRKLLTRNGFPHLTDLLFMRHPLTNLSQSRLPVQKPLEWVQYDEQQNHQRFLDLLDQTHQSSHDCPVLNDIRTAEESLVSHRSSGDSDQRYWYLFHRAGIDLGVLLLSEHQADNVWEVVYMGVAPEQRGHGYGTAFIQHGLQQAQAQHQSAVILAVDYKNSFAIKIYEDLGFVRQNTLSVHARLRSQFPEKKPNIN, via the coding sequence ATGTCCATTACCGTCTCTCTCGCGACTACTGAGGAACAGTCTGAAGCGTCTGCATTTATCTTTGCAGATTCTTCAGAAGCAGAACGAGAGATTCAAATTCAGGAATTTCTGGAATCCATCAATGGCAGCAATAGTGACCAGCACCAGATCCTGATTGCCAGAGAAAGCGGAACGCTGGTCGGCGCAGGCGTACTGGTCTTCACGGACACCGCGACAGCCTTCTTCTGGCCCCCTTTTAGCCAAAGCAACGATTGTGCTGACGCGATATTACAGGAGATGGTCAGACGAATCGATCGTTCCGGGGTGAGTATCGGTCAATCGCTGCTTAGCCCGAGACAACTCCAGCAACGAAAACTACTGACCCGGAATGGATTCCCCCACCTGACCGACCTGCTCTTCATGAGACATCCTCTGACCAATCTCAGTCAGTCCAGGCTTCCGGTACAGAAGCCGCTCGAATGGGTTCAATATGATGAACAGCAAAACCACCAGAGATTCCTGGATCTCCTGGATCAGACCCATCAGTCTTCGCACGATTGTCCAGTACTGAATGATATTCGAACTGCAGAAGAATCTTTAGTGTCACATCGCAGTTCCGGTGACTCTGACCAGCGCTACTGGTACCTGTTTCATCGGGCCGGAATTGATTTAGGCGTGCTACTGCTTTCGGAACACCAGGCGGACAACGTCTGGGAAGTCGTTTACATGGGAGTCGCTCCCGAACAACGGGGACACGGCTACGGAACTGCTTTTATTCAGCACGGACTACAACAGGCGCAAGCCCAACATCAATCCGCCGTCATACTCGCCGTTGACTACAAAAATTCCTTTGCGATAAAGATTTACGAAGATTTGGGATTTGTCAGACAAAACACATTAAGCGTCCACGCGCGATTACGTTCGCAATTCCCTGAAAAAAAACCAAATATTAATTAA